In Nitrospira defluvii, the genomic stretch CACAGCTACCTGACGGCCTGGGTGTCCCAACGAGTCATGGCGGACTTCCGAACTCATCTCTTTGCGCATCTGCAAACCCTGTCCGTCAATTTCTTCTCCAAGCGCCGGACCGGCGAGTTAATGTCGCGTCTGATGAACGACGTGACCGTGATCCAGAACGTCGTCACCGACACTCCCATTGACGCAGCCAAGCAGGTCGTCACGTTCATCGGCGGCGCCGGTTTCCTGTTTGCGATGAACTGGCAGCTCTGCCTCCTCATCCTGGTCCTGCTCCCCTTGCTGGTCGTCGTGGCCAAACTATTCGGCCGGCGCCTGCGCGCCCTCTCGACCACCATTCAGGATCAAACCGCCTCCGTCAGCACGCTGGTGGAGGAAGTCATCGCCGGTATTCGTGTCGTGAAATCCTTCGTGCAGACTAAGCGGGAGGAGCAACGCTTCATCACCCAGGTACAATCCGCGATGGAACTGGCGCTGCGCCGTGCCACCATCATGGCGTGGTTCGTGCCGACGATCACGTTCGTCACCTTCGCCGCCGCCGCCATGGTGTTGTGGTATGGAGGACGGCAGGTCATTGACGGCACGGTCTCTCCGGGAGACCTCTTTGCGTTCGTGCTCTTCGCCGGGATTTTGATCGGACCGTTCGGGTCAGCCGCCCGCGTGTTTGCGCAGATCAAAGAAGCCCAGGGCGCCATGCAGCGCGTCTTCGAAATTCTCGACACGCATGCAGAAATCGCCGATGCGCCCAATGCGATCGACCTGCCGCCCGTGCAGGGACATGTGCGCGCAGAGCATATCACCTTTGCCTATGACCCCCGGCAACCCGTGTTGGCGGATGTGTCCTTTGAAGCCAAGCCGGGCGAACTCATTGCGATCGTCGGACCGACCGGTTCAGGGAAAACGACGATCATGAATCTCCTCCATCGCTTCTACGACCCCACGTCGGGACGGCTGACGGTGGACGGCCATGACGTCAAGGATGTCCGGCTCGATAGCCTGTACCGGCAAATCGCCCTGGTCCCCCAGGATACGATTCTGTTCGGCGGCCCGATCCGGGATAACATCCGCTACGGACGCGAGGATGCCACCGAGGAGGAGATCATCGCCGCAAGCAAAGCCGCGCATGCCCACGAATTCATCGCGGGATTTCCCGACGGCTACCAGACCATCGTCGGAGAAAAGGGCATCAATCTCTCCGGCGGCCAACGTCAACGCGTCGCGATTGCCCGCGCGATTCTGAAGAACCCGCGTATTCTCCTGCTCGACGAAGCCACTTCTGCGCTGGACACCGAATCGGAACGATTGGTCCAGGAAGCCCTGGAACGTCTCATGGTCAACCGCACGACCTTTGTCGTCGCCCACCGGCTCAGCACGATTCAACGCGCCGACCGCATCCTGGTCCTGAATAAGGGCCACATTGTCGAATCGGGCACCCACACGGCTCTGCTGGAGCAGCGGGGGCTCTATCATTACTTATACACGTTGCGTCTGAGCGAACTTCCGGTCTAATCACTAGCGAGGCCCCCTGATGAACAGGCAGGTCGTAGCCACCGCGCTCGCAGTCCTCCTCTTCTCGACGAGTCTGCTTTTTGCCTCGCCACCCCTGCCCAAGCCCGACCACATCGTGATCGTGATCGAGGAGAACCATGCGTTCTCCCAGATCATCGACTCACCGGCGGCCCCGTATCTCAACGCACTGGCCCGGAAAGGCGCGTTGTTGACCAACTCCTTCGGCGTGACTCACCCCAGTCAACCGAACTACATCGCCCTCTTTGCCGGATCCATCGACGGCGTCAGCCGGAACCATTGCCCCACGTCGTTAACCACTCCGAATCTTCATAGCACCCTGGCGCTTGTCGGCCGGACCTTTGCCGGATACGCGGAGGATCTCCCCTCCACCGGTTCCGTAGACTGCGTCGCAGGCGCGTATGCCCGGAAACATAATCCCTGGGTCAACTGGCAATCGTCTCCCATCAATACCGTGCCCGCCGAGGACAATCGCCCCTTTTCCGACTTTCCTGCTGACTTCGAGAGGCTGCCCACGGTCAGCTTTGTCATTCCCAATCAACTCAACGATATGCACGACGGCAAGGAGCCCGACCGGATTCAACGCGGAGACCAGTGGCTCCAGACCCATCTCGATCGCTACGTCGAATGGGCGCAAACACACAACAGTCTCTTGATCATCACCTGGGACGAAGACAACGGAAAATCAGACAATCACATTCCGACGATTCTGGTGGGACCAATGGTGCGACCGGGCCGCTATGGAGAGCCCTTGGACCATTACGGATTATTGAGAACCATCACAGATATGTATGGCGCGAAACCAGTCGGCCTCAGCCGCCAAGCGCTGCCCCTCTCCACGATCTGGGCCACGCCGGCAGTCACACCCTAGCCCGCATTATTCATGAGCACTTCTGCTGCAACCGCCGATTCACTGCTACGACGGACCTTCGGCCGGCGGGCTCGCCACGTGACTCGGCGCTTTCGCGACGAACCGTCAGGAATAATGCGGGCTAACCGTCTCCGGTCTTCCGCTTCGCGCACGGCTCCAGGCTTTCCACAGCTCCATCACCAGAAACGGCAGCAGCCCGAACCCAACGATCACCGACCATTCGTCGGCCCGCAGGGGAACGACTTTGAAAATCTCCTGCCCCCAAGGGCTGAGGAGAATCGCCCCCTGGAGGAGCGCCGAAACAAGCACGGCTCCCACCAGCATCCGGTTGCTGGCCACCCCGACCTGGAACAGCGAATACCGGTCGTGGCGGCAGGTAAAGGCGTGAAGAAACTGCACCAAGACCAGCGTGGTGAACGTCATCGTCCGCGCGAAGGACACTTCATCCTTCACGATCGAGAGCGCGATCCCGAACACCGCCAGCGTCGCCGCAGCCATCACCAGGCCCTGCACACAGACCGTGAGAAACCGGCCACGGTCGAGCAGCGGAGCTTGCGGGTCGCGAGGCGGCCGCTTCATCACATCGGGATCTTTCGGATCGACGGCGAGGGCGAGGGCGGGAAACCCGTCGGTCACTAAATTGATCCAGAGAATGTGGATCGGAAGGAGCGGCAGCGGCCACCCCAATACCGTGCTCCCCAGCATCACCAGGACCTCACTGAGATTGCACGACAACAGATAGTGAACCGATTTACGAATGTTCGCGTAAATGCTGCGCCCTTCTTCGACTGCGGCGGCGATGGACGCGAAGTTGTCGTCGGTCACCACCATGTCCGACGCATCCTTGGTCACATCCGTCCCAGTCACGCCCATCGCAATTCCGATGTCCGCCTCCCGCACCGCCGGCGCATCATTGACTCCGTCGCCGGTCATCGCCACGACCGCCCCTTGCGCGCGCCAGGCCCTGACGATACGGAGCTTATGTTCCGCCGAGACCCGCGCGTACACCGACACGGTCCGCACCCGTGACGCCAGATCGGCATCACTGAGCCTGTTCAGTTCAAGACCGGAAAGGGCCTGCGTCGGGCCGCTCGCGAAACCCGCCTCCCGTGCGATAGCGAGCGCCGTCTCCTTATGGTCGCCGGTGATCATGACCGTCGCGATGCCCGCCGAACGGCAGAGATCGACTGCGGATTTGGCCTCAGGACGCAAGGGGTCCTTCATGGCCGCCAGCCCCAAAAAACACAACCGCCGCTCAACCAGGTCGGGATCGAACGATGTCGGCTGCGGATCAAGGACGCGAGAAGCCAACGCCACCACACGGAGAGCCTGCCGTGCGAACTGCTGATTGACGGAAAGGATTGAATGCCGGAGCGATTCAGTCAGAGGCCGTCGCTCGCCTGTCTTCGTCACATACTCGTCGCACGAGCCGAGCAACACATCGGGCGCACCCTTCACATAGGCCACGGCCCGCTCCCCCAACCGGCGCACCATCGTCATCATCTTGCGGTCGGAATCAAACGGAAGTTCTCCCACCAGCGGCTGTGCCCGTGCCAATTCCTCTTGCACCCATCCGCCCTTTCGACCCGCAACGAGCAGCGCGCCTTCGGTGGGATCGCCCACGACCGCCCACTTGCCTTCAGCCTGTTTTAGTGAGGCGCCGTTACACAAGAGCGCCGTCCAGAGCAGCTCACGCAGCGCACCCTCACGAGGATCACCGCCGACAATCGTACCTACCGGCGCATACCCTTCTCCGGTCACCTCGATCACCAGGTCATCAATGGCCAGCTTCGTGACCGTCATTTCGTTCTTGGTCAAGGTCCCGGTTTTGTCGGTGCAAATCACCGTCGCCGCGCCCAAGGTTTCCACAGCCGGCAGGCGACGAATGAGCGCGTGCCGACTCACCATGCGCATCACCCCCAACGCCAGGGTCGTGGTCACGATCGCCGGCAATCCTTCTGGAATCGCCGCCACCGCCAGGCTGACGGCCGTCAGAAACATGTCGAAGAGTGGCTCCCCCCGCCACACTCCCAGTCCAAACACCACCAGCACGATGCCCAGCGAAAGCGCCAACAGCACATGGCCGAATTGCTCCAAACGACGTTGCAACGGGGTCGGCTCAATCGGCACCGCGGTCATCAACGTCGCAATGCGGCCCAATTCAGTCACACTACCGGTCGCCACGACGACCGCCCGGCCTTTGCCGCCGGTAACGGTGGTCCCCATGAACAGCATGTTTCGTTGATCAGCCAGAGGCAGGTCGCTGTCGGGCAAGGCCGCACTAAGCTTCTCAACCGGCGTGGACTCCCCGGTCAACGCCGCTTCCTGTGTCCGAAAGGCAGCGGCCTGGAGCAGGCGGGCATCGGCCGGAACGTGGTCCCCTGCTTCCACATCGATGATGTCGCCGGGAACCAATTCTGTCGAGGACAGATTGAGCCGCGTACCGTCACGCACGACTCGCGCATAGGTCACGGCCAGGGTGCGCAGGGCAGCCAACGATTGTTCCGCTCGATACTCCTGGAGGAATCCCAGCAAGCCGTTCAACACAACAATGGCGAGAATCGCGCCGGCGTCGATCCACTCCCCCAGCAGACCGGACACCAGTGCGGCGCCGATCAAGACCCAGACGATGAGGCTCGTAAATTGGGTGGCCAGAATATGCCACGGGGAGGGCGGCGGCGCTTCCGGCAACTCATTGCGGCCATGCACCGACAATCGGCGCGCGGCTTCCGCCTCGCTGAGCCCCGCGACCGGATCGACACCGAGTTCCCGCTCGATCTCGCCCTGCGGGCGGGCATGCCACCGCGGCCGCTGCTGCTGCTGGTCGGCCATAGTCTCCGACGTCTCCTTCCGCTTTCTCTGAGGCTGATTCCCTAGGGACAGTTCTCGCTTCCGACGCAATACGGGAACGTCACGACACGTTTAATGGAAAATCGATGACTTGGGCCTGATTCGCACAGGAGCGAAAAAAATTCCCCCTCTCCATAGGCCGGGGACTCAACCCCGGCGCAAACTCGCCGATAGAGTATCCACAAAGGACGGAGGGTGGCCCGGCAAGGGCATCGTTCCTGTGGTGGGAATAGCCGTCGCTTGACGCTGTGGATCTGTGAGAATTGGTGATCTATGACACGCTCCTCCTGGTCGTCTCCGCATCCGATTCCTGAGAATCTTCGCCGCAGCCTCAAGGACCTCCGCCACGGCCTGCTCAGCCTCCATAAATCTCTGATCGTCTCGGAACAGGTTACCTATGAACGCATCTACGGGCGCATCGCCTCGGCAGGGCAACTCCTGCAGCTGGTGATGAACGATCCCTGGTTCGCCTGGCTCCACCCCTTGTCGCACCTGGTCGTCCGCATCGACGTCGTCCTCGAAGACCAGGACGAGACCACCATTGAAACCGCGCAGGACCTGCTGGTAGAGGCGCGTCACATGCTGCGTCCTTCCGAGGAAGGCGACGGCTTCGAGCGCAGCTATTACGAGGCTCTCCAGCGGACTCCAGACGTCGTCCTGGCCCACGCCAGCGTCAAGAAACTGTTGAGCACGGCGACCACCGACGCATCCGCCGCTGCGGCCTGACCGCCCTCACCGGGCCGGCCATCAGAACAGCGGGTGGTGCGGGGAAGAGGAAAAGGGCGCGGAGCGCGGCGCGTTCCCTCGATTCCCGAGAAACCGCCATCCCTGCTTGTCTCGAACGAGATAGTGCACTTCCTGAAACCAACTATCTAGTGTCACGCGGGCGCCTGACTGCACCTCCGTCCCATAGAGGCCTCCGGTACAGGTCAACTCCACGCGAAGCCCCTCCTCGCCCTGCAGCACCTTCATCTCCGAAAAGAGATGCGTCGACGACAAGGCGCGATAGTGCTCGAAGACTTCGCTCCAAATACGCTCGACATCCGCGACATGGAGGCCGTGATAGTTGTACTCCGAGGCATAAAACTGCATGAGGGCGGCGCGATCCTGTTTTTCTAATGCCTGCTCAGCACGAGTGAATGCCGTCAGGACCTCCTTCACCGTGGGATCATTCTGTACCGCCTTGGCGCCGCTGATCGTCTTGCTCTCGCGCGTCAACACCATGTCCGGAAGCACCCGCACGACCGCATGAGCGAATCCTTCCCCCTGCCACAACAGCAGCACCGCCAACAGCTTGAGCATCTGTCCAGTCAAGCAGGCGACGCTTCCACCGGACGTGACCTTCGCTCTGCATGGTTCTCGCATCGTGACTCCTCTCCGCTCAGGATCTGCCCACTGTTCTCCGCGACACACATACATCCTTACGGACGACTATGCAACGCCGATACCGACGTTCAAGGCCGCCGGCCTCGGTGCCGCAACGAGTCATCGCAGCCAAAGACCACAGGCGTAACGGCTGACTGGCGCAAGATGCCACAGGCCACGTTCGGCTCACGGCCGGTCCTGCCTCACATCTGCGCGCGCAACTCAGGCAGCTTTTGTACTTTTTCTTTGGCCGCTGCGGTGAGAACGATAGACTACGGTGGCCACAGCATCTTCGCCCTGCGGTGAACCAAGGGCCGGGAACTCGCATGCCGCTGTCAGCGACACCCTGTGTCGTCATCGCATTCATTCTGACGCTCCTGGCGATCGACCCCGCCGGTGCGGGCGACGCGCCACACCTGGTGACGCTCGCCCTTATCGATAAACCCTGGGCGGTGCGCCTGGATGTCACCGGATTCCGCGTGCACGTGGACGGAGTGAAACCGGACGGCCGTCGATATCTGTTCGCAACCGACGACGCCCGTTCCATACAACTCTCCGTGACACTCCAAGCGGTTCCCGGACCAGCCACCGAGCAGGGTTGCCTTCTCCATTTGGAGCATGTCGCCCGGGCAACCATACCGGCGACGGACCAGGGCCCTCTTCGAGATAACAGGCGGAACCTCACCCTGCTCGAATACGTCCTACCCGCGACAGGCAAGGCTCCAGCTGAACAATTCCATCTCCTGGCCTGCACCGGCAAGGACGACGTGTATGCCGATATTCATCTCTCTCAACCGCTCGGGAAGGGCAGCGATCCCGCGTCCCTGCGCACCCTGCTGGATAGCCTTACCATCGTCGCGGCGTCCGCGCCCAGCAGTCTCGATCACTTCCGCGCAGGAAGTGCCCCCTATCTGCTGGGGAAATTCGCCCTCGCCATCCCACACTATGAACAGGCGCTCGTCCTCGAACAGGCCAACCCGACGTTGGAACAGACACTCTGGCAGCTCCTGATCCACAACCTCGGCACGGCCTACGGCCGGACCGGACGCTTCGGGCGGGCGAAAGCGACGTTCGACTATGGCCTCTCGAAGGATCCGGCGAATCCGATGTGGCACTACGAACTCGCACGCACTTACGCGGGAATGAACGACCGGGACAGGATGCTGCAAGCCCTGGATAGCGCATTCTTTCACCACCGGAATCGGCAGGGCGACAAACAGATGCCGGATCCCCGCCAAGACGGCTCATTCGGCCGGTTCATGTTGGATCCGGCCTTTCGACGGTTGGCAGAATCCCTCATGCAACCGGCCATCTGAGCAAGATTGCCAGCATACCGACGCAGCAGAGCAAGGAAGGATACGCAATGGCCAAGCGTAAGAGCACCAGGGTGGAGATGAATCGACTGATCGAGCTGCAGGGCCCACGAGGAGTCAGTCAGGGCGTCGTGCGGGACTTTTCTCCCGGAGGCTGCCGAATCCAGCAAGCCGATGTCAAGGTGAATTGCGGGATGCGCTTGACGCTGCGGATCTCACTTCCGGACCGCATCGACCCCATCGAAATCAAACCCTCCGTCGTGACCTGGGTCGGCAAGGACGCCTTCGGCGTGGAATTCCTCTCGCTGTCAACGGAAACACGGGCGCGGGTGAAAGCCGTCCACGAACTGCTGCTCGAGGCCCAAACCGCACACGAATCCGAGCGAGTCATCTCTCTTCCCGGCGTGTCCTGGACCTCATCATCTGCGAAATGAGACGCCTCCACACATTCTTGCGACAAAGCCCACATCATCAAAACAACAACAAGAGGCCGAGCAGATATCCAAGGATCATCACGAGGCTGTCTGGTTCGATAAGCCAATACCGCTTCTCAACCCGATACACGATTCCCATCAGCCCGATATTCATCATCACAATGCCCCACAGGGCGGTCAGCGCATGCGTGGAGGCGATCGCGCCGAACAGCGGCCCCTCGTGGTAGGCCAGATCGGCAAACAGGAAGGCAGCCATGTTGAACGCGTTGCTGCCGAAGAGATTGCCCACGGCAAGATCGAAGGCACCGAGCCGGACAGCGGCCAGAGACGTGACCAATTCGGGCAACGTCGTGACCACGGCCACGAGCGATGTCCCCAGGAACGTCGTACTCACACCCGATTGATCCGCGATCTCCTTGGCCGATTTCGCGAGCAGGGGCGCGGCAAGAACCAGAATCATGGTGGCCGCGAGGAATCCGATGGCTGCCCGGCGCAATCCGTCTCGCCGGACCGAGACTTGCCCCTGGTCGTCCTCGGCCGCCGCTTGGGCAAGGAGTTGCTGCGCCCGTTGACGTCGCTTGACATCTTCCTGCCGAAACACGACCCGCATGCCGAAAACATAGATCAGGAAGAGCAGGGCGCTCCCCCCTTGAATGACTGAAGACCCCGTCCCATTCCGAAACAATAGAAGAAATGCGGCCATGCCGGTCAGGAGCATGGCGAGCGCAGCCACCAGCGTATGTTCGAATGTAGCCTGCTCCCAGACCCGTTTATCACGATAGACAAGGTCAATGAGGCCGAGAGTGAACATATTGGCCAGCACCGCACCGAAGAGGTCTCCGGCGGCCAGATCCGGCGCATCGATCAGACAGGCGCTGACCGTCGTGAACACCTCGGGCAGCGACGTCGCCGCCGCCATGAACACGACACCGATCCACAGACGCCCGATTCCTGTCAGCGCAGCAATCTGATCTCCGTAACGGGAGAGTCGCGTCCCCGCGAGGACAATCGCGGCTCCGCTCAGCACGAGAATGATCCATGAGACAAGCACTTGTCACTCCTGACCACGCGCTCCGGTCATGGGAGCAAGATCCGCGATTCCGGGAGTCTGCCGACTCCCGCACGCCAGCGTCAAGCCTCCTCTACGTCGATTCGGCCGGTCGGCCACGCAACCTTGACGCCCACGGACAGTGTCGTGACTGAATGCCGGGAACTGACGGGAACCGGGATACAGAGGGGGATCGAATCAATCAGGCGGTCTTGCGATGGTCAACGTTATTGCGGCCGTCCTGGCAGGAGCAGTTCAGCCACTTTGTCGATGATGGCTTGAGGCAAAAACGGTTTCTGCAGATAGGCGGCCTGGGCGTCCACTCCATGCGCCCCCAACATATCCCCGGCATAACCGGAGATGTACAACACCCGAATATCCGGAAACATGGTCCGTGCCCCCTGGGCCAACACCGCGGCCTTCATCCTGGGCAGAATGACGTCCGTAATCAGCAGGTCGCAGCCGCCCTTGCGCAACTGCAACATCTGCAACGCCTCCACCCCGTCTGCCGCCGCCAGCACCTCATACCCCCGGTCGCGAAGCACCGCCGACACGAGACGACGAATCCCCTCGTCGTCTTCCACCAGGAGAATCGTCGCGGAAGTTTCCGGCTTGGGCCGTGGGGCAGCAACCTGTTCGGCTTCGGCGGCCTGAGACGGCACCCGCGGGAGCATGACCGTGAAGCGAGAGCCCTTACCCAGTTGACTGGTCACATCGATGTAGCCGCGACTCTCTTTCACAATGCCATAGACCGTCGCCAACCCCAGGCCCGTCCCCTTATCGGAGGCCTTGGTGCTGAAGAATGGTTCAAAAATATGAGCGAGGGTTTCTCCATCGATGCCCGATCCGGTATCCTCGACCACCAATTTGACGTACGGACCGGGAATCGCCCCCGGGTGCGCACGGACATAGGCGTCATCCAGATCGGCGTTGCCCGTTTCGATCGTCAGGATCCCTCCTTCTGCCATGGCATCGCGGGCATTCAGCGCCAGATTGAGCAACACCTGTTCGATCTGCACCGGATCCCCCAACACATGCCCAGCCTGGGGATCGAGCACGATGACGGTCTGGATCTGCTCCCCGATCAAGCGGCGCAAAATATCTTCCATGTCACGGATCAGGGTGTTGAGCGGCACATCCCGCTGCTCTAGGACCTGACGGCGACTGAAGGTCAACAGTTTCTTGGTCAACGCCGCGGCACGCGTACCCGCCTGCCCGATGACTTCGATTTCATGATGACAGGGGTGAGAGCCTAACTGCTGAGCCACCCGCTGCGCGTGTCCGATCACGACCATCAGCAGGTTATTGAAGTCATGCGCAATGCCGGCGGCCAGCCGGCCCAGGGCTTCCATTTTTTGCGACTGCCGCGCGCTCTGCTCGTCCTGCTTTCGCTGAGTCAGATCCACAATCGTTTCGATGACATGCACCCGCCCGTCGACGGTCGGTGCCTTGGCCCAATGGAACAAGAGTCGTCGGCCGTCCGGCATGTCTACCTGCTCCGAGACCACGCCGTCTCTGATCAGGGCATCGGGCATGCGACAAAAGTCACAAGGTGAGGGCTTCCCCGCGATTTTTTCATGACAGCGTGCGCCCGCCATGTCGCCGAAGGTGCCCAGGCTGGTCTGATTTTGAAACTGCACGGCATGGCCGGCAGGATCGATGACCGTCACCACCACCGGCTGCGAGTTCAGCAGGACTTGCGGATCATAGGAACGACCATTGGACGATTGCGGAGAGCCGGTCATGAGCGTCCTCGTGTGAAGCGAAGGATGGAGCAAACCAGACGAGCGTATGTCTTTGGTTGTACTACATCACCGCATACAGTCAAGGAGATGATCGATTGCAGGGGACGATATGTAGGAATCCGTGAAGGCCGCCCCGCATCCCTTAGCCACCGTTCTTCGGCTTCCGGTAGAACAGGAGTTTGGCCAACTCTGCCGCGCCGACGTACGCGACGAGAATGCCGATCAGTGCTGCCCAAAACAGGGGCGGCAAGGGCTCAAACCCCAACATCGCACCGACCGGCGTAACCGGCAGCAGCATGGTCGCCAATCCCACCAACAGGGTCGAGAGCCACAACCCCCTGGACGGGCGACTGGTCACACAGGGTCGCCTCGTACGAATCACCAGCACGATGACCGAGGCAGAGAGCAC encodes the following:
- a CDS encoding ABC transporter ATP-binding protein, producing MFSFKRFFPFLKPYVPRMIAAAIMVMAVAAVNLALLRLGGTLWDVITVQHDADRMAQMILLLLGLVLLQGLCSMGHSYLTAWVSQRVMADFRTHLFAHLQTLSVNFFSKRRTGELMSRLMNDVTVIQNVVTDTPIDAAKQVVTFIGGAGFLFAMNWQLCLLILVLLPLLVVVAKLFGRRLRALSTTIQDQTASVSTLVEEVIAGIRVVKSFVQTKREEQRFITQVQSAMELALRRATIMAWFVPTITFVTFAAAAMVLWYGGRQVIDGTVSPGDLFAFVLFAGILIGPFGSAARVFAQIKEAQGAMQRVFEILDTHAEIADAPNAIDLPPVQGHVRAEHITFAYDPRQPVLADVSFEAKPGELIAIVGPTGSGKTTIMNLLHRFYDPTSGRLTVDGHDVKDVRLDSLYRQIALVPQDTILFGGPIRDNIRYGREDATEEEIIAASKAAHAHEFIAGFPDGYQTIVGEKGINLSGGQRQRVAIARAILKNPRILLLDEATSALDTESERLVQEALERLMVNRTTFVVAHRLSTIQRADRILVLNKGHIVESGTHTALLEQRGLYHYLYTLRLSELPV
- a CDS encoding alkaline phosphatase family protein, translated to MNRQVVATALAVLLFSTSLLFASPPLPKPDHIVIVIEENHAFSQIIDSPAAPYLNALARKGALLTNSFGVTHPSQPNYIALFAGSIDGVSRNHCPTSLTTPNLHSTLALVGRTFAGYAEDLPSTGSVDCVAGAYARKHNPWVNWQSSPINTVPAEDNRPFSDFPADFERLPTVSFVIPNQLNDMHDGKEPDRIQRGDQWLQTHLDRYVEWAQTHNSLLIITWDEDNGKSDNHIPTILVGPMVRPGRYGEPLDHYGLLRTITDMYGAKPVGLSRQALPLSTIWATPAVTP
- a CDS encoding PilZ domain-containing protein — its product is MAKRKSTRVEMNRLIELQGPRGVSQGVVRDFSPGGCRIQQADVKVNCGMRLTLRISLPDRIDPIEIKPSVVTWVGKDAFGVEFLSLSTETRARVKAVHELLLEAQTAHESERVISLPGVSWTSSSAK
- a CDS encoding tetratricopeptide repeat protein — encoded protein: MPLSATPCVVIAFILTLLAIDPAGAGDAPHLVTLALIDKPWAVRLDVTGFRVHVDGVKPDGRRYLFATDDARSIQLSVTLQAVPGPATEQGCLLHLEHVARATIPATDQGPLRDNRRNLTLLEYVLPATGKAPAEQFHLLACTGKDDVYADIHLSQPLGKGSDPASLRTLLDSLTIVAASAPSSLDHFRAGSAPYLLGKFALAIPHYEQALVLEQANPTLEQTLWQLLIHNLGTAYGRTGRFGRAKATFDYGLSKDPANPMWHYELARTYAGMNDRDRMLQALDSAFFHHRNRQGDKQMPDPRQDGSFGRFMLDPAFRRLAESLMQPAI
- a CDS encoding sodium:calcium antiporter, producing the protein MLVSWIILVLSGAAIVLAGTRLSRYGDQIAALTGIGRLWIGVVFMAAATSLPEVFTTVSACLIDAPDLAAGDLFGAVLANMFTLGLIDLVYRDKRVWEQATFEHTLVAALAMLLTGMAAFLLLFRNGTGSSVIQGGSALLFLIYVFGMRVVFRQEDVKRRQRAQQLLAQAAAEDDQGQVSVRRDGLRRAAIGFLAATMILVLAAPLLAKSAKEIADQSGVSTTFLGTSLVAVVTTLPELVTSLAAVRLGAFDLAVGNLFGSNAFNMAAFLFADLAYHEGPLFGAIASTHALTALWGIVMMNIGLMGIVYRVEKRYWLIEPDSLVMILGYLLGLLLLF
- a CDS encoding ATP-binding protein; this translates as MTGSPQSSNGRSYDPQVLLNSQPVVVTVIDPAGHAVQFQNQTSLGTFGDMAGARCHEKIAGKPSPCDFCRMPDALIRDGVVSEQVDMPDGRRLLFHWAKAPTVDGRVHVIETIVDLTQRKQDEQSARQSQKMEALGRLAAGIAHDFNNLLMVVIGHAQRVAQQLGSHPCHHEIEVIGQAGTRAAALTKKLLTFSRRQVLEQRDVPLNTLIRDMEDILRRLIGEQIQTVIVLDPQAGHVLGDPVQIEQVLLNLALNARDAMAEGGILTIETGNADLDDAYVRAHPGAIPGPYVKLVVEDTGSGIDGETLAHIFEPFFSTKASDKGTGLGLATVYGIVKESRGYIDVTSQLGKGSRFTVMLPRVPSQAAEAEQVAAPRPKPETSATILLVEDDEGIRRLVSAVLRDRGYEVLAAADGVEALQMLQLRKGGCDLLITDVILPRMKAAVLAQGARTMFPDIRVLYISGYAGDMLGAHGVDAQAAYLQKPFLPQAIIDKVAELLLPGRPQ
- a CDS encoding cation-translocating P-type ATPase, with translation MADQQQQRPRWHARPQGEIERELGVDPVAGLSEAEAARRLSVHGRNELPEAPPPSPWHILATQFTSLIVWVLIGAALVSGLLGEWIDAGAILAIVVLNGLLGFLQEYRAEQSLAALRTLAVTYARVVRDGTRLNLSSTELVPGDIIDVEAGDHVPADARLLQAAAFRTQEAALTGESTPVEKLSAALPDSDLPLADQRNMLFMGTTVTGGKGRAVVVATGSVTELGRIATLMTAVPIEPTPLQRRLEQFGHVLLALSLGIVLVVFGLGVWRGEPLFDMFLTAVSLAVAAIPEGLPAIVTTTLALGVMRMVSRHALIRRLPAVETLGAATVICTDKTGTLTKNEMTVTKLAIDDLVIEVTGEGYAPVGTIVGGDPREGALRELLWTALLCNGASLKQAEGKWAVVGDPTEGALLVAGRKGGWVQEELARAQPLVGELPFDSDRKMMTMVRRLGERAVAYVKGAPDVLLGSCDEYVTKTGERRPLTESLRHSILSVNQQFARQALRVVALASRVLDPQPTSFDPDLVERRLCFLGLAAMKDPLRPEAKSAVDLCRSAGIATVMITGDHKETALAIAREAGFASGPTQALSGLELNRLSDADLASRVRTVSVYARVSAEHKLRIVRAWRAQGAVVAMTGDGVNDAPAVREADIGIAMGVTGTDVTKDASDMVVTDDNFASIAAAVEEGRSIYANIRKSVHYLLSCNLSEVLVMLGSTVLGWPLPLLPIHILWINLVTDGFPALALAVDPKDPDVMKRPPRDPQAPLLDRGRFLTVCVQGLVMAAATLAVFGIALSIVKDEVSFARTMTFTTLVLVQFLHAFTCRHDRYSLFQVGVASNRMLVGAVLVSALLQGAILLSPWGQEIFKVVPLRADEWSVIVGFGLLPFLVMELWKAWSRARSGRPETVSPHYS